The Pseudomonas extremaustralis genome contains a region encoding:
- a CDS encoding glycosyltransferase family 2 protein yields the protein MKVSLVVPLFNEEQTIGAFYDAVRREPGLHGHVVDIVFINDGSSDRTAEVARAIALADSDVVLINLSRNFGKEAALFAGLEYATGEAVVPMDVDLQDPVEVIPRLLAKWQGGADVVLAKRRDRSSDGYLKRRSASLFYHLLNRISYTHIEENVGDFRLMDRKVVNVIKALPEQQLFMKGVLSWAGFNVAIVEYDRAPRTLGQSKFNAWKLWNLALDGITSFSTLPLRLWSYVGSCISLLALAYAGYLVTDKVLFGNAVPGYPSLMTAILFLGGVQLIGIGILGEYVGRIYMEAKHRPKYVVKEIVRLTVQKSEREGVENVGR from the coding sequence ATGAAGGTCTCGCTGGTGGTGCCGCTGTTCAACGAGGAGCAGACGATCGGTGCGTTCTACGACGCGGTCCGGCGCGAGCCCGGCTTGCACGGGCACGTGGTCGACATCGTGTTTATCAACGATGGCAGCAGCGACCGCACCGCCGAGGTCGCCCGCGCGATCGCCCTGGCCGACAGCGATGTGGTGCTGATCAATCTATCGCGCAACTTCGGCAAGGAAGCGGCGCTGTTCGCCGGGCTTGAATACGCCACGGGGGAGGCGGTGGTGCCCATGGATGTGGACCTGCAAGACCCGGTGGAGGTGATTCCGCGCCTGCTGGCCAAATGGCAAGGCGGTGCCGACGTGGTGCTGGCCAAACGGCGTGATCGTTCCAGCGACGGCTACCTCAAACGCCGTAGCGCGTCATTGTTCTATCACCTGCTCAATCGCATTTCCTACACCCACATCGAAGAAAACGTCGGCGACTTCCGGCTGATGGACCGCAAGGTGGTAAACGTGATCAAGGCCTTGCCCGAACAGCAACTGTTCATGAAAGGCGTACTGTCCTGGGCCGGCTTCAACGTGGCCATCGTCGAATACGACCGCGCACCGCGCACCCTCGGGCAAAGCAAGTTCAACGCCTGGAAACTGTGGAACCTGGCGCTGGATGGCATCACCTCCTTCAGCACCTTGCCGCTGCGCTTGTGGAGCTACGTCGGCAGCTGCATTTCGTTGCTGGCGCTGGCCTATGCCGGGTACCTGGTGACGGACAAAGTGCTGTTCGGCAATGCGGTGCCGGGGTATCCGTCGTTGATGACGGCGATCTTGTTCCTGGGCGGGGTGCAACTGATTGGGATCGGGATATTGGGGGAGTATGTAGGGCGGATTTATATGGAGGCTAAGCATCGGCCCAAGTATGTGGTGAAGGAAATCGTGAGGCTTACAGTTCAGAAAAGTGAACGTGAGGGCGTTGAAAATGTGGGCCGATAG
- a CDS encoding GtrA family protein: protein MTRLWKGFSRYTVIGIANTVIHWQLFFVFRAAFELSQAVSNLLAFCVAASFSFYVNAIYTFAMPASWPRYGLFMLCMGGLSLGVGWLADRWRLPGLVTVLVFSLLSLVCGFLLSRWVVFREPGP, encoded by the coding sequence ATGACCAGACTGTGGAAGGGATTCAGCCGCTATACGGTGATTGGCATCGCCAATACGGTGATCCATTGGCAGTTGTTTTTTGTGTTCCGGGCCGCCTTTGAACTGAGCCAGGCCGTCAGCAACCTGCTGGCTTTTTGCGTGGCGGCGAGCTTTTCCTTCTATGTGAATGCGATCTACACCTTTGCGATGCCGGCCTCGTGGCCGCGCTATGGCCTGTTCATGCTGTGCATGGGCGGCTTGAGCCTGGGCGTGGGCTGGCTGGCGGATCGCTGGCGCCTGCCGGGGCTTGTCACGGTGCTGGTGTTCTCGTTGTTGAGCCTGGTCTGCGGTTTCCTGCTGTCCCGGTGGGTGGTGTTTCGCGAGCCAGGGCCATGA
- a CDS encoding NEL-type E3 ubiquitin ligase domain-containing protein, translating to MPTPQLINGLSGNLQSSTTWAQQEAVEQIRQNLTQALSTLTRDEKKRYVQLQHEALKALTAVEAEKERLVKAFKTEGLAQLRSRIGDRDPEAYRFETTYRETVEKPFPWEPTPNERKRFRRRSYAEGWKYIDHVKSMSLWEAACINVGFTYSRITESGSSLVQASRVVGPGDDRSLSAQEFIEVIRELDLGSQLQARINDTLGNNGKLRRLMGVSARALLQFDVLDAWRNRANSGLTREMYEQLNAAIDDKGPQPEIDSLGLTSGVTLVVAVPFVAWESTIPVPLLLIRVGALGVLSYFPFRPGGALRYHADTQAAEQAFREQLLESHERKDLGWFSRQLPLVGMSVFTKLVTPALRPDDMSWLAEKFYDGFHKAFPARVLKDIRFAADPKTARPVGLVQALTYRQIQRCQADLDTLAATRSQADWQALKDAAQQITAEVLGLLLTPVPGGVTGMIRTTQLLMLGNLTYSVIEGVDQAVKGDASAFASSLADIADLIVSARLHATAGRLQQRRLHALMQRIGNPRKVTLPSGNAQLWKPDAQRYAHDSQSLLDGRRPDALGVYRVDGEQYVKLNQGEQFLVVKVKHDDQQMRYVLKHQHSDGYTPPILFDPARQAWMFDLHNAHALSDIQLLQRMLPDGPASVSEQDLKTMLRSTATPRHVLERVWRSEPAPLNLIEGVRRLQADRVIQLIIDHFAEPGYLPPHGDSAVLCLLTQLPDWPENTTLSIREPQGTLIERYRKHERPITPAHGIEIIRDEDGNYSATDVAHLPADTAEPLLSLVIALQPNTSRLGLEGHAPHTPEQRISVVRRHVADLAGTERITLFSALVNYAGYEKSERLAPDTVRRFLPVKASPPLVAVTPLLKKLRDLNRPLSPAGLERLLEQHPLTPRQQQAYLQNGTLPKAFSERLDNHRTALRIDAAIDGLYHSRAYSDDIDQWAREFASALVRNTLKRPFVITEVVAGNIAKPYASKGPQDPTVELRHYGNGVYEAYDMVNGGTIPVPATVDSFYLAIGSVLQPHERQSLGMHSATDVQGLRTRLGDYMSSQRSASGFVSLVDGSLMQYEQNLTLPAGQAPDTQGIFNWNARHYLPLYGSLYRIEFDKSLHKWRMHHPQKVGVDTPLLAHNGDGAWRLARENPMTWDNHELLYRLGNQTYSFTQTESEHILALTNTPPRLLRHVHHAGQAAPPLLADTCKRLKIEQEIQQFIEALGNTPNSPIARPDLQLLVLSSLPNWPDSHVIRVVDTDDRVIQQYPARQRPDDKALLVKKSDYENARLLNKVITDDEVTQALLGELPTSSDDRLFKLVKQIVEFTEREKTQLLESIYQRSEEEGPALVRHFKAHHPQLPTSSVRAILGQATPKELRQLHQKKVPGLRLAEQARVSADDVRLNRAYEGLYSEACINADSDRITLHVLKDVPTWPADVRIDLHEGDHRGRLLHSAGPLTGTDRRLIARTQRGYQAYDTSGEPLGEPSNLLLRVILSTLSDSEKSALEVNDEVGISGLRQQLLTLALNQRVEIKGLLDLKHVQPWMLPSMGAERTYLVYPMWRRFWPFSGSRPPDLVSNVQELYPRMSNDQARQLIQGLNLSEPAALIEIERRRTEYQAMDVALSRWADTPQSADEHLNDPVGLNLASRRYIAQQLRAAWRQENRSLYLAGVVDAQFVELQLDSGDLPPADFISGTQGFAHIDFLKIAGNHFPETGNAFLGKFVGLRGLHLDCQLNELPSVITDMTQLTHLNLSNNDIRLTDASAQRLAAMVNLQRLELNDNPNLGVSPDVSAMARLNRLNLANTGLTQWPTGAETLSLLEDLHLQGNAITELPEALFSDGRAGSRGRNILLHENPLSAATLERIEQYRQTTGIRLGGALGPRHQPVTADSISHWLSGVPATEIPARKALWEQLKAHEGASPDDTFRVLADLTRTYAYLADNRRREALTQRVWDLLIAMGESTELRNNVYLNTYGSGDCGDSVLLAFTNMELEHQIHLAKSLSRNYDSDRMLIELSTGRFYLNQLDHIADKFIHEREVAGLEVDPAEVTIYFRARLAAEFKLPFYALELLYTVESYVTTDVIDNARKQLRRLGESPALQEWLLMEGFWIEYLARSHPEPFATVKDVIRYKVGLLDQAVPDRHSDEYLERRQSLVDLEQSEQNRLVRQLTLATQAALQHA from the coding sequence ATGCCGACCCCTCAATTGATCAACGGTTTGTCCGGCAATCTGCAATCGAGCACCACTTGGGCCCAGCAAGAAGCTGTGGAGCAGATCAGGCAAAACCTGACCCAAGCCTTGAGCACCCTCACGCGCGATGAAAAAAAGCGCTACGTGCAACTGCAGCATGAGGCCCTCAAGGCACTGACCGCCGTCGAAGCCGAAAAAGAACGGCTGGTAAAGGCCTTCAAGACCGAAGGCCTGGCCCAGTTGCGCAGCCGTATCGGCGACCGCGATCCCGAAGCCTATCGTTTCGAAACCACCTACCGGGAAACGGTGGAAAAACCTTTCCCCTGGGAGCCGACGCCCAACGAACGCAAGCGCTTCCGCCGCCGGTCCTACGCAGAGGGCTGGAAATACATCGACCACGTCAAAAGCATGTCGCTGTGGGAAGCGGCCTGTATCAACGTGGGTTTTACTTATTCCAGAATCACCGAATCCGGCTCCAGCCTGGTCCAGGCCAGCAGGGTCGTGGGCCCAGGGGATGACCGCAGCCTCAGCGCCCAGGAATTCATCGAGGTGATCCGTGAACTGGACCTGGGCAGCCAGCTGCAAGCCCGTATCAATGACACCCTGGGCAACAACGGCAAATTGCGCCGTCTGATGGGCGTCTCGGCGCGCGCGCTGCTGCAATTCGACGTGCTGGACGCCTGGCGCAACCGCGCCAATAGCGGCCTGACCCGCGAGATGTACGAGCAACTGAACGCCGCGATCGATGACAAAGGGCCGCAACCGGAGATCGATTCACTGGGCCTGACATCGGGCGTGACGCTGGTGGTGGCGGTGCCCTTCGTGGCCTGGGAAAGTACGATTCCCGTGCCGCTGCTGCTGATCCGCGTCGGGGCCCTGGGCGTGCTGTCGTACTTTCCGTTCCGCCCGGGCGGCGCACTGCGCTATCACGCCGACACCCAAGCCGCGGAGCAGGCGTTTCGCGAACAACTGCTCGAAAGCCATGAGCGAAAGGACCTGGGCTGGTTTTCCCGACAACTGCCGCTGGTGGGCATGTCCGTCTTCACCAAACTGGTGACGCCAGCCCTTCGCCCGGATGACATGAGCTGGCTGGCGGAAAAATTCTACGACGGCTTTCACAAAGCCTTTCCAGCCAGGGTACTCAAGGACATCCGCTTCGCCGCCGACCCCAAGACAGCGCGACCGGTGGGGCTGGTGCAGGCGCTGACGTACCGGCAGATCCAACGCTGCCAGGCAGACCTGGACACCCTCGCCGCCACGCGTTCGCAGGCCGACTGGCAAGCACTCAAGGACGCCGCGCAGCAGATCACCGCCGAAGTCCTCGGCTTGCTCCTGACCCCCGTGCCCGGTGGCGTCACGGGCATGATCCGCACCACCCAACTGCTGATGCTCGGCAACCTGACCTACAGCGTGATCGAAGGTGTGGACCAGGCCGTCAAGGGCGATGCCAGTGCCTTCGCCAGCAGCCTGGCGGATATTGCCGACCTGATCGTCAGCGCCCGTCTGCACGCCACCGCCGGGCGCTTGCAACAGCGGCGCCTGCACGCGCTCATGCAACGCATCGGCAACCCGCGCAAAGTCACCCTGCCCAGCGGCAACGCGCAACTCTGGAAACCCGACGCGCAGCGCTACGCCCACGATAGCCAATCCCTGCTCGACGGTCGCCGCCCCGATGCGCTGGGGGTGTACCGCGTCGACGGCGAGCAATACGTCAAACTCAACCAGGGCGAACAGTTCCTGGTGGTCAAGGTCAAGCACGACGACCAACAGATGCGCTACGTGCTCAAACACCAACACAGCGATGGCTACACGCCGCCGATCCTCTTCGACCCGGCCAGACAGGCCTGGATGTTCGACCTGCACAATGCCCACGCCCTCTCGGACATCCAACTGCTGCAACGCATGCTGCCCGACGGCCCCGCCTCGGTATCGGAACAAGACCTGAAAACCATGCTGCGCAGTACCGCCACGCCACGCCATGTACTGGAGCGGGTATGGCGCTCGGAGCCGGCGCCGTTGAACCTGATCGAAGGGGTCCGGCGCCTGCAGGCCGACCGGGTGATCCAACTGATCATCGACCACTTCGCCGAGCCCGGTTACCTGCCGCCCCACGGTGACAGCGCGGTCCTGTGCCTGCTGACGCAACTGCCCGACTGGCCCGAGAACACCACCCTGAGCATTCGCGAACCACAGGGGACGCTGATCGAGCGCTACCGTAAACACGAGCGTCCCATCACCCCCGCCCATGGGATCGAAATCATCCGCGACGAAGACGGCAACTACAGCGCCACCGACGTTGCACACCTGCCCGCCGATACCGCCGAACCGCTGCTGAGCCTGGTGATCGCGCTGCAACCGAATACCTCGCGACTGGGCCTGGAAGGCCACGCGCCGCACACCCCGGAGCAACGCATCAGCGTGGTTCGACGACACGTCGCGGACCTGGCCGGCACTGAACGCATCACCTTGTTCAGCGCCCTAGTCAATTACGCCGGCTATGAAAAAAGCGAGCGGCTCGCACCGGACACTGTGCGTCGCTTCCTTCCCGTCAAGGCCTCGCCGCCGCTGGTCGCGGTCACGCCCTTGCTGAAAAAACTGCGCGACCTCAACCGTCCCCTGTCGCCAGCCGGCCTGGAGCGCTTGCTGGAGCAGCACCCACTGACGCCACGCCAGCAACAGGCGTACTTGCAGAACGGCACGCTGCCCAAGGCCTTCAGTGAACGCCTGGACAATCACCGCACCGCGCTGCGTATCGACGCGGCCATCGACGGTTTGTATCACTCCCGCGCCTACAGCGACGACATCGATCAATGGGCCAGGGAGTTCGCCTCCGCCCTGGTGCGAAACACCCTCAAGCGCCCGTTCGTGATCACCGAAGTCGTCGCCGGGAACATCGCCAAGCCCTATGCATCCAAAGGCCCGCAGGACCCGACGGTGGAATTGCGTCATTACGGCAACGGTGTGTACGAGGCCTATGACATGGTCAATGGCGGCACGATTCCGGTGCCCGCCACCGTGGACAGTTTCTACCTGGCCATCGGTTCGGTGCTGCAACCCCACGAGCGGCAATCCCTTGGCATGCACAGCGCCACGGACGTCCAGGGCCTGCGCACCCGACTGGGCGATTACATGAGCAGCCAGCGCAGCGCCAGCGGTTTTGTCAGCCTGGTCGACGGTTCGCTGATGCAATACGAACAAAACCTCACGCTGCCCGCCGGCCAGGCACCCGATACCCAGGGCATTTTCAACTGGAATGCCAGACACTACCTGCCGCTCTATGGCTCGTTGTACCGGATCGAGTTCGACAAAAGCCTGCACAAATGGCGCATGCATCATCCGCAGAAAGTCGGGGTCGATACCCCCCTGCTGGCCCACAACGGCGACGGTGCCTGGCGTCTGGCCAGGGAAAACCCCATGACCTGGGACAACCACGAACTGCTCTACCGCCTGGGCAACCAAACCTATTCCTTCACCCAGACAGAGTCCGAGCATATCCTCGCCCTCACCAACACCCCGCCCCGGCTGCTGCGTCATGTGCACCACGCCGGACAAGCCGCGCCCCCGCTGCTGGCCGACACCTGCAAACGCCTGAAAATCGAGCAGGAAATCCAGCAGTTCATCGAAGCGCTGGGCAACACCCCCAACTCGCCCATTGCCCGTCCTGACTTGCAACTGCTGGTGCTGTCCAGCCTGCCGAACTGGCCGGACAGCCATGTGATTCGCGTGGTCGACACCGACGACCGGGTTATCCAGCAATACCCGGCGCGACAACGCCCCGACGACAAGGCCTTGCTGGTCAAGAAAAGCGACTATGAAAACGCCCGGCTGCTGAACAAGGTCATCACCGACGATGAAGTGACCCAGGCCTTGCTCGGTGAACTGCCGACGTCCAGCGACGACCGTCTGTTCAAACTGGTCAAGCAGATCGTCGAGTTCACTGAACGGGAAAAAACCCAACTGCTCGAATCGATCTATCAACGCAGCGAGGAAGAGGGTCCAGCGCTGGTCAGGCACTTCAAGGCCCATCACCCGCAATTGCCCACCAGCAGCGTGCGGGCGATCCTCGGACAAGCCACGCCCAAGGAACTCCGGCAACTGCACCAAAAGAAGGTCCCCGGTTTGCGCCTCGCCGAACAGGCGCGTGTGTCCGCCGACGATGTCCGCCTGAACCGGGCCTATGAGGGGCTGTACAGCGAAGCGTGCATCAACGCCGACAGTGACAGGATCACCCTGCATGTACTCAAGGATGTGCCCACCTGGCCGGCCGACGTGCGCATCGACCTTCACGAAGGCGACCACCGCGGCCGCCTGCTGCACAGCGCCGGCCCGCTCACCGGTACCGACCGCCGCCTGATCGCCAGGACCCAACGCGGCTATCAGGCCTATGACACCTCAGGCGAGCCGCTGGGCGAGCCGTCGAACCTGTTGCTGCGGGTCATCCTCTCGACCTTGTCCGACAGCGAAAAAAGCGCGCTGGAAGTCAACGATGAGGTGGGGATTTCAGGGTTGCGCCAACAGTTGCTCACCCTGGCTCTCAACCAGCGGGTGGAAATCAAGGGCCTGCTGGACCTCAAGCACGTGCAGCCGTGGATGCTGCCGTCGATGGGTGCCGAACGCACCTACCTGGTGTACCCGATGTGGCGCAGGTTCTGGCCGTTCAGCGGGAGTCGGCCACCGGACCTGGTCTCCAATGTTCAGGAACTGTACCCGCGCATGAGCAACGATCAGGCCCGCCAGTTGATCCAGGGGCTGAACCTGAGCGAGCCGGCGGCGCTGATTGAAATCGAACGGCGGCGCACCGAGTACCAGGCCATGGACGTCGCGCTGTCGCGCTGGGCCGACACGCCCCAGAGCGCCGATGAACACCTGAACGACCCCGTCGGCTTGAACCTGGCCAGCCGCCGCTACATCGCCCAACAGTTGCGCGCCGCCTGGCGCCAGGAGAATCGCTCGCTTTACCTGGCCGGGGTAGTGGATGCCCAATTCGTCGAGCTGCAACTCGATAGCGGCGACCTGCCCCCCGCCGATTTCATCAGCGGTACCCAAGGGTTTGCGCATATCGATTTCCTGAAAATCGCGGGCAATCACTTTCCGGAAACGGGAAATGCGTTCCTCGGCAAGTTTGTCGGTCTCAGAGGCTTGCACCTGGATTGCCAGTTGAACGAGTTGCCCAGCGTCATCACCGACATGACGCAACTCACGCACCTGAACCTCAGTAACAACGATATCCGCCTCACCGACGCGTCGGCCCAGCGCCTGGCGGCGATGGTCAATCTGCAACGGCTGGAACTGAACGACAACCCGAACCTTGGCGTATCGCCGGATGTCAGCGCCATGGCGCGCCTCAACCGCCTGAACCTGGCGAACACCGGGCTGACCCAGTGGCCCACCGGAGCAGAAACGCTGTCTCTTCTGGAGGACCTGCACCTGCAGGGAAACGCTATCACCGAGCTGCCCGAAGCGCTCTTCAGTGACGGGCGCGCCGGCTCGCGCGGTCGCAACATCCTGCTGCATGAAAATCCCCTCTCTGCGGCCACGCTGGAACGCATCGAACAGTATCGGCAGACCACCGGCATCAGGCTGGGGGGCGCACTGGGGCCCAGGCACCAACCGGTAACGGCGGACAGTATTTCCCATTGGCTGAGCGGCGTTCCCGCGACCGAAATCCCGGCGCGCAAGGCCTTGTGGGAGCAACTCAAGGCCCATGAGGGCGCCAGTCCCGACGATACCTTCCGAGTGCTCGCGGACCTGACGCGCACCTATGCCTACCTGGCAGACAACAGGCGACGCGAGGCCTTGACCCAACGCGTGTGGGACTTGCTGATCGCCATGGGCGAATCCACCGAGTTACGCAATAACGTGTACCTCAACACTTATGGTTCCGGCGACTGCGGCGACAGCGTGCTGCTGGCCTTCACCAACATGGAGCTCGAGCATCAGATCCACCTGGCCAAGTCGCTGAGCCGCAACTACGACAGCGACCGGATGCTGATCGAGCTGTCCACCGGGCGCTTCTACCTCAACCAGCTGGACCATATCGCCGACAAGTTCATTCATGAGCGCGAAGTGGCCGGCCTGGAAGTCGACCCGGCCGAAGTGACGATTTATTTCCGCGCCCGATTGGCCGCAGAGTTCAAACTGCCTTTCTATGCGCTGGAACTGCTGTACACCGTTGAAAGCTATGTGACCACCGACGTGATCGACAACGCCCGCAAGCAACTGCGCCGGCTCGGCGAAAGCCCGGCCCTGCAGGAGTGGTTGTTGATGGAAGGGTTCTGGATCGAATACCTGGCCAGGAGTCATCCGGAGCCCTTTGCAACGGTCAAGGATGTCATCCGCTATAAAGTCGGCCTGCTGGATCAGGCAGTGCCGGACCGCCACTCCGATGAGTACCTGGAGCGGCGCCAGTCACTGGTGGATCTGGAGCAGTCCGAACAGAATCGC
- a CDS encoding OpgC domain-containing protein: MLNGRDPRIDFFRGLALIFIFWDHVPHNPLGQITLRNFGFSDAAEIFVFLAGYAAVLAYGKILQRDGYWIASLKILRRTWVLYVVHIFLLAMLMGIVFFANSHVETRDLVEEMGLTHFVTHPQQALTDELLLRFKPNLMDPLPLYIVLLAGLPLVLPLLLRKTWLVVAASMTVYLLAPWMGWNLRAIADGVWYFNPVTWQFLFILGGAAALHAGRKHPGEHRALARQPLFVAAALYTLAAAVLTLSWRWPEVHDALMPTWLSELIYPISKTDLSPLRLLHFLALAYVTAKLLPGRGWTQNWPAQQCCRMGRYSLEVFCLGVLLAPLADMLNAQADDAWPMQIFSALLGLLLMAALAAWLAFNQQLDASRHGQWVAGK, translated from the coding sequence ATGCTGAACGGACGCGACCCGCGCATCGATTTTTTTCGGGGCCTGGCGTTGATCTTCATTTTCTGGGATCACGTCCCCCACAACCCCCTCGGCCAGATCACCCTGCGCAATTTCGGTTTCAGCGATGCGGCCGAAATCTTTGTATTCCTGGCCGGCTACGCCGCCGTGCTGGCCTACGGCAAGATCCTGCAGCGCGACGGCTACTGGATCGCTTCGCTGAAAATCCTGCGCCGCACCTGGGTGTTGTACGTGGTGCATATCTTCCTGCTGGCGATGCTGATGGGCATCGTGTTCTTCGCCAACAGCCATGTGGAAACCCGCGATCTGGTCGAGGAGATGGGCCTGACGCACTTCGTCACCCACCCGCAACAGGCCCTCACCGATGAGCTGCTGCTGCGCTTCAAGCCCAACCTGATGGACCCGTTGCCGCTGTATATCGTGTTGCTCGCCGGCTTGCCCCTGGTGTTGCCGTTGCTGTTGCGCAAGACCTGGCTGGTGGTGGCGGCGTCCATGACGGTGTACCTGCTGGCGCCCTGGATGGGCTGGAACCTGCGGGCGATTGCCGACGGCGTGTGGTACTTCAACCCGGTGACCTGGCAGTTCCTGTTCATCCTTGGCGGCGCGGCCGCGCTCCATGCCGGGCGCAAGCATCCTGGCGAACACCGCGCGCTGGCGCGCCAGCCGTTGTTCGTGGCGGCGGCGCTCTACACCCTGGCGGCGGCGGTGCTGACGTTGTCGTGGCGCTGGCCCGAAGTGCACGATGCGCTGATGCCGACGTGGCTCAGTGAGTTGATCTACCCCATCAGCAAGACCGATCTGTCGCCATTGCGCCTCCTGCATTTCCTGGCCCTGGCGTATGTCACCGCCAAGCTGCTGCCGGGGCGTGGCTGGACGCAGAACTGGCCGGCGCAACAGTGCTGCCGCATGGGCCGTTATTCCCTGGAAGTGTTCTGCCTGGGGGTGTTGCTGGCGCCCCTGGCGGACATGCTCAACGCCCAGGCCGACGACGCCTGGCCGATGCAGATATTCAGTGCCTTACTGGGCCTGCTGTTGATGGCGGCACTGGCGGCGTGGCTGGCGTTCAACCAGCAGCTCGACGCATCGAGGCACGGCCAATGGGTCGCGGGTAAATAG